In Saccopteryx bilineata isolate mSacBil1 chromosome X, mSacBil1_pri_phased_curated, whole genome shotgun sequence, the genomic window caaatgaacctgagctcaagctggcgatgtcagggtcttgaacctgggtcctccacatcccagtctgatgctctattctctgcgccaccgcctggtcaggcaataaatgttTCTTAACATTAGTAGTGCTCTAAATGATGTGTTTATAGCCTGAATAAGTCATGGTCACATCCCCTAGCCTAGTGGGAGAGTCAATAAACATCTAAACTAATAATTAcaaactttgtttaaaaaagcACAGGGTACCATGGGAGAGGTTAAGAAAGGGGACTTGTAAGGACCTGGCCAGGTGAGGTTATTAGTGCCTGGTTGTGAAACTCCAGGAGGAAAGCAAGTACCAAGGCAAGGCCCTGAAGTTGGATTGTGCCTGGTACCTCGGtgtggccagtgtggctggaagtgagtgtgtgtgtgtgtttgtgtggagTGGTAAAATGAGAAACCAGAGGAATCAGGGGAGGGGCTAGATTGTGTAGGGCTTTGTGAAGCCTGTAGCTTTCAATCTGCGTGAGATTCAAGCCCTGGCAGAGCTCTGAGCACGAGGAAGGTGGACTGACTTAAAGTTTAATGGGATCCTGTCTGACTAGTGGtcgcacagtgaatagaacaccaacctgggacactgaggtcaccagcttgagcgtggggttgcaggcttgagtaagggatcatggacatgattcCCAACGTCCCTAGCTTGACCCCCCTCCctaaggcatgtataagaaacaatcaatcaacaactaaagtgatgcaactaccagttgattcttctcatctctctctcaaaaaaaaaaaaaaaaaaaaaaaaaaaaaaaaaaaaaaaaaaaagcatttaatgagATATTTTCCAATGCAGCGAATAGAACAGGAATGGGGGTGGAAACCTAAAATGCTTGGGGGATATGacagtgagaagtgggaagattatagatatattttgaaggtagagccaAAATGATTTTTTGATGAATTAGATGTGGGATGGTAGTAAACTCCTCCCTGCCCTTTCCACCCTGGCCAAATGCCAGATGCTATCTCCACCCATGGGCTGCCATCTCCTTGCCTTTCTTCTCTCATTCTATTcccctgcttcttctcccctcatATATGTGGGGAATCTCACTTTTCAGGTCGGGCAAGAAGGCCAGCAAGCCTTTCCAATACCCCTGCCGcatccctttttccttctttgaaaTTCCATACCACATCCCCTACCTCCAGAGTTGGGGAGAGGTGGAAGATCTATCACCTCCTCCCGATTGGAATTGGTGAGTTGGTCTGACTTTCATGATCCAAACCAGTTTACCCTCACCATTTATTGGATTTATCATGCCATATTGGCTTGTCCATCACTTCCAAGACCACTCCTCCTCCTGCACCACTCCTATGCTCCGCTGATTCTCCACTACACAGTCCCCCCCCTTCCCTCATAGCCATACTGCATCCTCTCCCATTGGCTCTCCATTCTGCCCATCTTCAAGCACTCTTCTGCTTTCCACTAAGTGAATAGCTTTTCGCTCTTAGCAGTAGCTAGCTAAGCCTCTGTATTGGCTCCTTCAAACTCCCACCCTCACTTGTGAAGCCAGCGTCTCACTTAACCATTTCTTACGGACTCTTATTGGTTTACTGACCCACCCATTTCCTACCAGGTACCCTCCTTGGCCGCACCGCCTGCCCATCACTTACCAGACTACATTTGATTGGAGAAGGAGGTGGGCGCACCCTGAGGGCCATAGCCTTGCTGCCCGTAGTCGCCCTGAGGCCCGTAGCCACCGCCACCGCCGCCAGAAGGCTGCCCGTAGTCGGGTTGGTAGCCACCCTGGGGCCCGTAGGAGTCCTGGGGCCCGTACCCGCCAGGGCCCTGCCCATAACCTGCCTCGCCGTAGGCGTCCCCGGGAGCCGGTTGCTTCTCGGGGGCGCCAGGAGGCGCGCGCAGGAATGGGGCGGCCCAGCCTGTCTCCTTGAACACGAACCACAGGTTGCCGACCCAGAGCACCAGGTTCAGGAAGCCGAACACCTGCGGGGAGATAAAGCCCGGCTGTCGTCCTACGCCCATTGCCACGGCAGCCCCGGGAAACGTCGAGGCAGCGTGCGCGTCAGGCATGGATCCGTGGGCGCCCGAAGGGTGGTGGTTTCTGAAACACAGACCACCAAGTCCCAGCGCATGAACATCAATGTGAAGAAAAATCATCGTGAGGGCGAGGGGTAGGGCATGTTAGAATTCAGATTCCTGGGATGTTGAGATCTAGTAACAGTACATACATTTGTTTATACATTTGCACATTTACGTGTTACATATGCACGTTTTATATAtgtacaaaatatagtaaattaaaTTTGTGATATAGTAAAATATTAAGCGTAAACTTGgattaaatatgtaaatgtacTAATAGGTGTATaattatgcatacatatataaactacacatatataaagtatataaataaatacatactttcatattaaacacattttataaataaaaaatatgttttacatgtatataaaataaatatatacaatataatccaATTTTGAGACAGGAAGTAATATCTTCactttacagttgagaaaactgaagctcagacaGCCTGTTACCTAAGGTCTCACAGCTAGCAAATAAAAGTTGGAATCTAAATATCTGTAACACTTGTATATGACTTACCATATGCCAGGCCCTTTTCTAAGCACTCTGTATTATTAGCTCATTAAATACTCAACTTTGGAACAGGACCTGTTCTTAGTTTTCAATTTACATGCTGGAACTGAGGCCTGGTAGACTTAGTAACGAGTTTCAGGTCACAGAACTTGGAAGTAACAGAGCAGGGATTTGAGCTCAGACAGACTCCGGCCAGTAGGGGGCGTCCAGGTGGGAAATATTTCAAATTACTCATTTGGCATATAAGGAAACAGAAGGTACTGAGTTGCTGGAGATTTTACATGAGTAGGCTGGGGCTGGGATCCAGGTCTCCCCAACCTAATTGAGAATGTCATGTTCTCCTCTTGGAGACAGTTTGTGGTGTCACAGTAGTTACAATTGCTATCTAATCCTTCAAGGCTCTCTTGTTGGTGTGCCTCTTGGATGTCCTCTgaattctctcattctctctctcccaccactCCCTATACCAGACTGTAAGTGATCAGCCCCTCTCCCTAGCCAGCCCAACCAGCTTCCCAAGGCTCACCACAGAGGTGTTGAGGCCAGAGGTCACGGGGTCTCTTATCTCTTTGCATGTATTCTCCTTCTGCTGGCAGCTAGGTATCTCCTTGATAATGGTCTCTGGGTCTGTGGCCATCTTCACGTCCGACAGCCCCTTGGCCCATGCTGATGAGCTAACCAGCCACATGAAGGCAAACACCGCCGTGGCCAGGAAGTCCTAGGATGGACAGGGGAGAGGAAGATGACACTGAGTGGACTGCTTCATGCTGGGCTGTGGGGCCCCCTCTGATCACAGGCTTTCTTGGGAGGATGGTCCCACAGAAgaggtctctctctcccctgccttttCCCCAAAACATACTTGAAGGTAGCCCTCCTAGCTTGGGCTTGTGTGTGACACAGAGGATGTGGGAGTGTGATTGTGATACGTGGTGTGGGTATGGGTGAATTCTGAGGATGGTTGTCGAATCTGTGGAAAGTAATGTGTCTTTCCACTTTCATCTGAATGTGAGGATATGTCATTCTTTGTCTGGGCTGAGAGTGTATGAGTACAGCTGTGTAGGAATCAGCATGTCTGTGTGGCCTGACAAGCATGACTCTTGTGGTGAACCTCTGTGTGCTTCTTCCTTTGATCTAAGGCTGTGTGACTGTTTGGTTGTGTGAGAAGTGGCTGTTTTCCAGATGTAGGCCTGTCTGGGATTCTGTGTGGCCTATGAGTGTGTCTCTGTCACTCCTTGATTTAGTGTTCCTGATAGTCATAGCAACAGCAGCAGTAGCATGTGTGGCTCTTATGGTGGCTGCTTGCATATGGGCCTGTCTGGGATTTGGTGTGATGTATGAACATGGCCATCTCCCCGAGGCTCTGTGTTTCCCAGCCCTGGAATACAAGTGGCAGTGGGGGCTCACCAGCATGGGCCCTTTGTTGTTTTCTCGGTACTTGTTCTGCAGAAAGATGTAGGTGGCCAGAGCCCCCATGGAGTAGAGGAAGGCAAACACGGCCACCGTGACAAAGAATTCGGCTGATGAAGAGTAGTCCCCCAGTAGGAAGACTTTGGAAGTGCCCCCTCTGCAGTCGGGTGCATCAAAGTACACTTGGTGCAGCCTGCAGAGAGAGGTGGGCAGGTGTGGCCCAGACTTGAAGaacccccaccctcctccctcccccctgcccagTCATTAGTCCCCCAGATTGACAAGGTCCCTGGAAGAGGAGGACATAACCATCCacagagcacctactgtgtaccagTCACATTTCATTAATTGTTCATAGCACTCAATGAAATTAGTTTTACACAGGCGCCTGGGCCACTTGGTTATTCATAGAACATACCAGGCACCCTCCCACCCCAGAATCTGTGCACTGGAATGATCTTCTAGATATCTTTATGTCTTACTCCCTTCATCTCCCTTGAGCTTTGCTCAACAGTCCCCTCCTCACTGAGGTCTTCCTTGATCTTactgtttaaaattaaattcaaccATTCCCTCCCAGCACTCCTTAGCCCCCTTCCTTGCTCCATTTATTCACTGTAGCAGTGATATCCCATCTGACAAACCattgtttttttccccatttttgctGTAATTACAAGAAGGCAgggtttttccctttgttttgttcactgctgtgtctGTACGACCTGAAACAGTGCTTCCACATAGTAGGCactttatatatgtttattaaatgaaatatacagaGGCTCAGTGAAATGCATTAACAtacctaaagtcacacagctggcatGGGAATAGCAGAGTTTGGGGTCTGAAACCTGTATTTTCCCCTTACATCACATTGACTCTTCTCCCCATCTTACTTCAGGTCCccgagagaaaaaaatatggatgCATAACAGAGACCCAAGAGActacaaaatgggaagacacagACGGACAGGAGGGAATAGGGGATCCTGGAACACGATGTGTTTTTTTGAGGCGGGAGGGGCTGTTTGAGAAGGCCTGGGGCTAAGGCCTTTCTGGTGGTGTGATGGAGGAGGGGGTCATAGGGAGAGATGTGTGTGGGGGAGACTGGGGTGGGGTCCCAGTGCTCTCGCCTCAGGTTCCTGTGCAGGATCCCGAGCCTGAGCCAATGGGGCCAATGCCCTTGTGTAGAAAAGGTCCCAAGGCTTTCACTTATTAATCCCCTACTATTTTGCATAAATGCTTTATTTAATGATCCTTCCATCcccgaaattctccaaagcaggcattattatacccattttacagatgaacgaATGGAGGCTCAgcaaggttaagtgacttgtgcAAGGTTGTGTAGCTGGTAATAGTTGGAGCTGAGAGTTGAATGTGGGTTGGAGTTGCTTGGTTTCTAGTGTGCTGGGTTGAGAGAGGTGTATTTAAAGGGGAATGAAAGGCACTTGGGGGTATTGGGACGGTGGTGGGTTGGTTAGGGGGACCCATGGTCCAGACTTTTTCCCAGTAGACTTGTGGGTAAAAAGTCGATCCTCAGGACCCGAGGTACTAATCATGGGAGGTGTGGGGGGAGTGACACAGATTTTTGTGGTCTTCTGGATTCTCAAAGGGCCTGCTCTCAGCAGTACCCCGTGCTGCcaacttcccttccttccccaaacTCTTCTCTGGTTTCTGTGAACTGGTGGATCCTTGGTTGCACCCCTGCCTTTCAGGCCACGCCTCCTGGTACCGCCTTTTCTTTCCACCATTGCTCAGGGACTGTGCTGGGCTTTCCTGTCTTCACTCTGCCCTCTAACCCTGGGTGACCTCCTGAGCCTCCATTTACCCTTAGTGCTCACCCCCTTCCAATTTCTAATCCAATTAATGATCTCTTTTCTGAGTCCCTTGAACTTATTTATTTTCCCCATGTTAACAAACACTTGTGGAGTGCTTATTATGTacctggcactgtgctaagcactttacaagTATTAATTTAGTTAATATTTATCATAACCCTGTGAGTatgatcccattttacagatgaggaaattgagatctAGAGTAATTATGTGATTTGTCCCACGCAGTGGAGGAGTGAAATTGTGTCTGTgggtctctgtctcccccccccccagccaggaGGTAAACATCTCCTTGAGGGCAGTGACCTTGCCTGCTTCTGCTCACTTGCATGTACCTAACACCCAGCACAGAGTATGAGCTCAGTAAATTGTTTAGTTAGCTTTAATCATTCCCTATAGCTAAATAGCACCCCGTCATTATTCTCTATCACAAAACCCTGCATGAGGATATTTTCCTTGAATTTCTCCCAGTCTGCAATTATCCTCTTTATTAATTAACTTGTTATAATGTTTGTTCCATGAGAGTAGGGAGCTTGGTCTGTTTCGTTCACTGTTATGTCCCCAGCACTTTGAGCGGTACTTGACATACAACagattctccaaaaaaaaaaaaatgtgtatggaaatgaatggaaataaataaatgaatggaaatgaAACAATGACACTGGCTAACactattgagtacctactgtgttaAGGCTGTATATACTTTTGCTTTAGAATCTTGCTTATTGCCCATCTCCTGCCCCATCCCTTCACTAGAACATAGCTAAAGGGCAACAGCCTatacctgtctttttttttttttttttgaaagtgaaaGAGTTTATTAGTGAAGCAgtgggagagagatagaaggctACTCCACAGGCAGAGAAGCCTCTGCCTGTCTTGCTCACCACATGCTTTAGGTGTCCAGAGCAGTGCCAGGCACGAGGTAGGTGCTCAGTGCATGTGCAGTGACCTGAATGGGTGTGGTCTCCTGAGGTAGGGGCTGGGCAGGAGCCACTGGGGAGGAGGTGTTGGCTGGTCCCGCCTCACCCCCCCCTCTTCAAGGTCTGTCAGGGTCCCAGGGGTGGACTAGGGTGGGAGCACACCTGAAGGGGTACTGGAATTCAACCTCGATGTTGAGGAGACTGTGGGTCTTGTTGGCACAATCCACGCTCAGCTGAAGCTCCCCACTGTAACTGCCGCATGTGGCAAAGGCGAAGATGGCAAAGACCTTGGGCAGCAGGGATGGGGATGGCCGTGGTGAGCCTGTGTGCACGTGGGATGGGGTGCCCTCCTCTGGACAGATCAGggcccagcacaggcagcagcagaTGGAccagtccccccccaccccctaatCAGGGCTCATCAGGGCCCAAGGACAAGCTGATTACTGGGGTGTGgctgcttcttcctttctcctagtgtctatctctgtctgtaCCTCTCAATGCTCtgaccccctccttctctctctcttctgtctcagtctctctatttctatgtctctctctgtgtttccatCTGCCTCTGttgttctctgtgtctctatttctctcagtatccctttctgtttgtttttgtgtctttGTCTTTCTCAGATGTCATTTTGTCTCTCTATCTGTTTCCCTGTTTCTGCCTCTCTAGTATCTCTGTGTGtctttccgtctctctctctatgtcctctgtctcccagtctgtctgtctctctctctgtctcttactgTCTCTGTGGTGTGCTCTCTGTCTTCCTtgtgcctctctttctctgtgtattagtctctctttttctcctttctttcagtgattcttttcctgtctctttctctcccccatcccATTTTCATTTTCTGCCTCTTCTTGTATCTATTTCTCTTTGCATCTCTGTTCTCTGTTCACCTTTTCctatcttcattttctttgtctctttctgtttgtctccTCTCTCATATctctatatctcttttttttctaggtaTTTCCATATCTATCTCCATCATTCcctgtctctcattctctttttcaCTGTCTCGGGTTTTCTCTCGGCTTTGCGTCTCTCCCGCAGCAACCAGCTTCAAGCTCCAcctcccttgcctctctctcacCTCAGGAGAGGAGGGTAGGACGTCACAATCTTCCACTTCACAACGGGGTACACTTGGCCTTATGTGAAATCATTTGACAGCCCATGTATTCTCTGGCCCCAGACCCCCAGGACTTCATGCTGGGGTACAATTCCACCATCTCCTTCAACCCCCAGTCCACCCATCCATTCCTTGATCTCCACCCCAACTCAACCCCTGCGCTTCCAGATTCCACTATCTCCCTCCCTTTCGCTCTCCGTTACCCAGACCGCACTCACCCATTGCAGCACCTTCAGAAAGCCAAGGGGCTCCTTGACCACCCGGAAATGACCCCCGGCCACCAGCTGAGGAGAGAaatggtggggagggggtggggttgtTGGGAATGGAGAGGGAGGTGAGGGGCGCCACCAAGCGATGACCCCTGGGGATAGGGCATGTGACgtcctggagggagggaggacgttTGTTTGGAGAGGGGGTGAGAAGGAGAAAGTGACATTTCGGGCAAGGTGTGGGCACACCTTCTCTAAGAGAagaccccaggggttcagaactGGTGGGAAGGTCTGGAGAGGTGGTGAGATAGATTCAGAGGGTGTCAGGGATGAGGAAGATGGGGTAAAGTCAGGATGAATTAGGCAAAGGGAGAAGGTCTGAAATGGTACAGGTGAATCAGATGGAGAAAGGTATCAGGTGGGACGAGTAAGGACAGAGTAGGGGTTCattagggtgggggagggggtcttGAATGGTGAAGGTGAGTCATAACAGGGAGGGAGTCAGGTTGacttgggtgggggaggggtctgCAACAGTCAACGTGAATcggatggtggtgatggggggTCTGAAGAGATGAGGATAGGGAAGGGTTGGTACTGGTTAGAGAGGGGTGAGGTTCTAATGTGttgaagaagagagaaggcagagtctAGGCTGATTAAGATAGGGGAGGGCTGGGACATGGCTTCGCTGGATatgtgctgggggagggcagaCTAAGGGTTTTGGAGAGGCAAAATCGGCTCGACCTCCTCGGTCTGCTCTGGGAGAAGGAGTGGTTTTCTATTGGGGTACCGTCTCTGTTTGGGAGGGGCCGCTGTcagccctcccccaccttccGCCCTAAAGCCTTCTGTTGCTATTCCCTGGCTCATCCGCAGCACCCCCCATCTTTCTTccactctccccctttctcccttgcCCATACCCTAGTCCCAAgacactcttcctcccttcccggAGGCCTGTAAGAAACCAGGCTTGTGGTGGCCCCCGCTGCGGCAGTGAGGACAGCCCTTGCTGCGGCAAAGGGTGCACTccttttctccacctcccccttcctccctccgtcTGCCGCAGACCCCAGCCCCAGCGTCCGGGGTTGGGTGCCCGCTGCCAGGACCCTGGCCACCGCCTCTCAGAGTCAGCCGATCCGCTGTGACCCGCGCAGGGAGGCCCAGCAGCGGCGGGCTCTGTCCGCGGTGCTGGAACGCGTACCTGATTCACCACGTCCATGTCGGCCAGCAGCAGCATCAGCAATGCAGGgggcgggaggagcctgctagcAAGGGCGGGTGGAGCGGAGGGGGGGTGCGCGATCGTCAGAACTGCCGAGACAGCCGCAGCTCCTCCCCTCGCGCCCCCGCCTCATTGGCCATGCGCACCTGCGCACAGTGGCCGTGCACAAGTCCCCGGCGGCCTTTTCAGCCCGAGGCTGGAACCCCGAGAAAGCTCAAGGAAGATCTGTGTCTCTGAAAACACAGATAAGAGGGCTGCGGAGAGGAGGACCGTTCGGTCCTACAGTATGATATTTTACCAGGCCCCTTACCGAGTTTGTTGAATCTGTTCAATGATTTAATCCTTAAAACAGCATTATTTGGTAGGGACTGTTAGcttcatttttacagatgaagaaagtgagcccccagagaggttaagtgacttgcacAAGGTCGCCCAGCTACAACTGCCAGTGCCCAAAGTCCCTACTATTTAAACATAGTTCATTTCTCTAGGGTTTCTTCTCGTCCGCATTTTAAGCACATTTAACCCTCCCTTCCATCtcccttatttctctcttcttcctaagTCAAATTTTTGCCtactctaactttattctttacaTCCTCTTATTTTTCAGCTGGCTCTTAATTGGACTAGTTCTCCTATGTGCTACTGAAACTAGGCCCACCAAAGTCAACCGTGATTGCCATGTAACAAAATCCAATGGACAAATAAATACAGTTGGAGTTTAAAATACTCTACCTCACTTATACTAAACAAAATGCCTATAAAATCTACTAAGATACTGTTTTTTCACCTTTGAGGGTGGtaaacataaaaatgtgtgtTTGATAATGTTCAGTATTGTCAGGCTGCCCAGAAATAGACATTTTCATAAGTTGCCCATGTAAGTTAAATTGATATAATCTCTATAGAGGGCAATTTAGCAAAATCTAACAAACTAACAAATCCATATACTGTTTGGCTCAGTATTtatacttctaggaatttatctttcAGCTAGATTCATACCTGTGCTAAAAGATATATGTTTAAGATGATACACTGAAGTGCTTGCTCTTTATAATAAGAAAGATCGGACACTCCCTAAGTGCTCAATACTGGCCTGGTTAAATAAACTCTGATACAGCTACAAAATGGAGTACTATGCAACTGTCATTAATAATATGGAGATATCTGATGATTGCCAAGATACTTAGTTAAGACATGCAAGatacataataatctccaggtccatccatgctgttgcaaaaggaatgatttccttctttttatggtcatgtagtattccattgtgcatatgtaccacaacttttttatccactcatccactgatggacacttggtctgtttccagatcttggctattataaaataatgctgcaatgaacacgggtgCATAtcttcaggcagagaaagacaaataccatatgatcttacttgtatgtggaatattttttagaaattcttattaattttaatttatttgtttacatggattcaagtgtaccactaaatataacaccctcacccccccgtGTCTCCCATTATActccctttgcccctctcccccgaattccctccccccttccctctgggatttgctgtcctgttatttgtatctatgtgttaggtatatataatttcactaatcccttcacctctgatcccatcccctcatccccctccctttaagagctgtccctctgctccctgtgaccctgcttctatctctattccattcctccattcactttgttcattaggttccacatgtaagtgagatcacatggtatttgtctttctctgcctggcttatttcacttagcataaaaatctccaggtccctccatgctgttgcaaaaggtaaggtttccttctttttcacagccatgtagtattccattgtgtatatgtaccactgcttttttttcccttttttaaaattaattttaatggggtgacattgataaatcagggtatatatgttcagagaaaatatctctaggttattttgacatttgattatgctgcattcccatcacccaaagtccaattgtcttccgtcaccttctaactggttttctttgtgcctctcccctcccccaaccccctccctctcctcctctccaccccataacccccacactcttgtccatgtctctgagtctcatttttatgtcccacctgtgtatggaatcatatagttcttagttttttctgatttacttatttcactcagtataatgttatcaagatccatcc contains:
- the SYP gene encoding synaptophysin is translated as MLLLADMDVVNQLVAGGHFRVVKEPLGFLKVLQWVFAIFAFATCGSYSGELQLSVDCANKTHSLLNIEVEFQYPFRLHQVYFDAPDCRGGTSKVFLLGDYSSSAEFFVTVAVFAFLYSMGALATYIFLQNKYRENNKGPMLDFLATAVFAFMWLVSSSAWAKGLSDVKMATDPETIIKEIPSCQQKENTCKEIRDPVTSGLNTSVVFGFLNLVLWVGNLWFVFKETGWAAPFLRAPPGAPEKQPAPGDAYGEAGYGQGPGGYGPQDSYGPQGGYQPDYGQPSGGGGGGYGPQGDYGQQGYGPQGAPTSFSNQM